Genomic DNA from Plasmodium yoelii strain 17X genome assembly, chromosome: 3:
ttacgcttaataaatgataaaatgattgaaatttaatataaaattgtctGTGTTTAAACatgttattatcatttttaatattaatttaaattaatatggaataataatacaatagcATTACTAAAAGAATAttctatttttgtttatgGTAGTTAGATAAATTGCCTTATTTTGGGgtgtttaatacattttttatcatatgtatataaatacaattttaCATAAATTGTTATCCTTAATAATACCCATATTAGCAttgttataaaatttaaagtaacattgtaatgaatttataatatatcttcttatacatatgctttaatatagaaaataaacaacgtcatatcttttgttttaataaatggtgCCACAAAACTAATATACTGCGAAAACAGAAACAATTAAGAAatccattattattataatccttaaaagtatataaatagcattttttttaaatatattaaatatttatatacttgtttctaatactatatatcatgttttattaaaattataatgttttcaaattaagttatgtTACAtctctatgcaaattatataaatttatattgtttttaatgaaagtagataaattaataattcattttaattagtccaataattttatttttattcatataacttcaatttagaaatatacttattggataattttataatatattttacgcataatttccactgttaaaacaacaattagcactgaacccgtatttataagcttaaataagtctttgaatgtaaatagtttttaagataatacttagtaactattaaatattaacatataaataccTTCTGATGAAAttttaatgtataatataaaaatatgcttaATTAGGTTGATATATTACTCTTTAAGAgaagagagataagatatatttgctcttttactatataaatttaaataaatattcgttaaatgttattaattgttcatttttatcttatatattttatttttatagttatcaatgtatacaaattcaaataatttattaaaaattctatattttattaattctatggtaaaacaacgacaatataatatggaataataaaacggaatttaacatgaattgacTCTTTAGCCTTTTCTCCATTTAtccaattttttataatataaaactacaaatcccaaattggatctttaacaaatatataactttgatacctttataatgtactatgtgtcttttcgataaaattaatatttaattatatgacgttttcacaataaaaaaaaaatttaatattagttattagtaaagtattttattagattatatgtataggcgTATAATAACAACGCTAttctatatatcatattatttataattattagaacaaaatatgatatgaacttttattaatatacttatattttattttttaactattttaaaatataatatatttatacctcaaaatttaaaagttaatagtgattaatctactATTATgcctttatgataaataaattaaagcgtataaatcaacttctattaatacaaatgaaAGGAAATACCAAAAgataatagtaactacaattaaaacttcaaaaaatgttagaagtataacaataatttatagattatgttatattgtaGATTCTCGATTgatatttatgaatctatattatattattatttattatacattAGTAGTATGCAtaattaacattaaaaatatacccATTAACCTGAAGacatattataatgtatagGAATATTCAAAGCGAACGCAATTGTACGTTATAGcctcatatataaaaatattatactcttcggttataaaaatacgatttgaaccaaaataaatatgatacaaataataagttttactatataaaatgtttcatgaaataaagaaacatattatgatatgcataattcaatatagtccctgattaacaagttttatataatagtcaattattatattccatAATATGAAATCATACATAACaatttctatattaatatatgcaatatagacattttattttaatcattttaatcatattaaatcgacgTGAACACTCAActatatatgttataatttatgaaaaaatattttgcgatccctttcatattaatggctATGTTCCTTTTGAAGGTGTATATTTGAACTTCATTTCGCGATTAAACATGGGGGGgatggtatatatatttaatcaccCTTTATagacaaataaatatgataaaattataaacaaattaataaaaatataacccAAACCCAAAACATAGATTCCATAGAGCAAAACTATAACACATAATATAGAACCTTGACCCATAAAACAAGAACACCTCGGTATCAATAATATTagagttaaaaaataaattaattttatgtatgtgtatatatatttcttgatTTTACAACTTTATgtttcaatattttatttttatattttatttatttgcattttttttaattttatatattctttgTTTTACTATTAAAAGGAAATTGGTAATttgtattaatttataaaaaaaaatggttgTCAATATTactacaaataaataatttttataaaattaagaatTTTGTTAGAAAAAtgttatttagtaaaatttgtattcaaagtaataaaaaatcacAGAATGTGTGATTctcataatataaattttatcacactattattataatgaagtaaaaaatattatttttattgtagcttaatgatatataaaattaactgTATTTctcatattaatttaattattttaatatttaaaaatataatagatatattttatataaaaaactatCCATTATCATGGAAATTTTGTAAAACAAATGGGAAATATgtcaaaataattattttaatataatatttatattacccTGGtcgtttatttattaatgtaagtatatataattatattgaaacacatatatatttttttattattttcttacttttatatttttattttaaatggtTGATTTTCTATTAGGTAAAAGCaacattgttttttttctattatatataaatatatgtgtaGTTCCATACATAAtggaaaattttataaattttgaatTGAGTTTAgtcaattataaaaatataaaacttgtgTATTCATAAtgttatatgttaaaaatatcatttatataattaaaattattaatttttaaatattataatattaatgaggTTGTgaatcataatatttttgatattcattatttatgaaaacTTCTGTTATTGACGTCGTCTTGTggttgaattatttaaataaaaatacattaaacttataaatctgataaaatattcattttgtcatttaaataatagttttttatactttattgGAGAAAATTATTAGCTTCAACTTTAATTATACCTGTGCTTATTTTTCGAGCTGTTAATTtttaactaaaaaaatactaatatatattttaatattttgtttgtaaacttcaaaaatgaataaattttatattcaaattgttttttttcttttaaccaTCTCCCTATATGTGAATAATAAAGCTCTTGCAACTGAGCTTGCTCCAAAAACATCTACGACATCTAACTCAACACACCATTATTATACGTAAGAAAAtacaacaatatatataatgtgtattgcatatttcattatgagcatattaaatatacatCTGTTTAACAATGTTATAATATCAatacaataactttatttttgtgCACACAAAAAATATGTCCATTTTGATCAATGATAGTCCagaagaaatatatgaaaaaaacaagcACTTATTATGTACCAATCCCGAAGAAACTATAAATGCAGAAAATCTTATGAACGAAGCTGTAACACATTTAGAGTATCATGCTAAAAGTGATGATGGTTATGAACTATATGGAAATAATCATTACTCCcgtatgtttttttataaaaaaaaacataaagaCCATACAGATGTTCTAAAAATTACTTTTAAAGTGTATGGTTCCGATATGGTATCAATTAATGaacaatattaaaattataaaccaaattaaaattaaaaaattattataatttatatacatatgtttcTATTTGTTTCCATTAGTATAATCAAGTAGTAAACATGTTTTGGGATCCCGATCATGCCACTTTTATTAATACGGACTCTGttaaaagtataaaaaacataaataattagtCAAATCaacatattattgttactatttattcGATATTTCATGATTTATTATTGCCATTGTTATATGATACTATTTATTGTTTCCCATATCTTCAAATTCATgatatttttacataatacgaaattattattttttttaaagttgCCCGTGTATACACtccaaatttaataattatactacaacgttacaaaaaaaaatttggaCACCGCCAGAAATATTTTCATGCTTTAGCTACAAAGGTTGAGGTAAGAAAACCTTTCCTTTTCTATTTCGTTATAAATCGTATTTCTCACATTATTCAAATacacttttattaattttgtagataTCAGAAGACGCAACTATAATTGCCTATTCGTCAGCAGATATAAATGATCACAACagtaaaaatgaaaaatactATCAAAAcgaaataatagaaaacgcAAATTTATTCAAAACTGACATTGATTCTGAagatgatattaaaaatggaaaattaaaaaaaacttttGTTAACTTAGCTGGGTACCTCATTGAAAATAAAGacaaatttgttaatatcaCCTATGTCGAATCTGTAAGcgatatacaaattttaataacataataatttatttcaacagttattaaaaaaatattcttttaaataaatgcacatatttataatttgtaaaaaatttaaacattttatatattcatccaTTTATGCTTTTTTTCTTAGATTAATGGACATGCTTCCTTTTAACAAAAATGTGTTATTGTAAAAGTTCTAGATTATTTTTTCCCTCATATATAAACatgtatttaaatatatttctcaCCACCGTAATATTATATGATTTGTGTTAATAAAACGATTTATTTTCATGAAtggtatttatttaaattaccattgtaaaacatatttttccgttttaaaaaagtttatatatttttgttcatGCCTTTTTAATAGAAGATgcatctatatatatattaatttctTGAGAATCGCAAACGTaagtattataatttatgaaaaatatttctttatgGCAACATTTT
This window encodes:
- a CDS encoding fam-a protein; translation: MNKFYIQIVFFLLTISLYVNNKALATELAPKTSTTSNSTHHYYTPEEIYEKNKHLLCTNPEETINAENLMNEAVTHLEYHAKSDDGYELYGNNHYSRMFFYKKKHKDHTDVLKITFKVYGSDMYNQVVNMFWDPDHATFINTDSVKIARVYTPNLIIILQRYKKKFGHRQKYFHALATKVEISEDATIIAYSSADINDHNSKNEKYYQNEIIENANLFKTDIDSEDDIKNGKLKKTFVNLAGYLIENKDKFVNITYVESINGHASF